One window of Anaeromyxobacter diazotrophicus genomic DNA carries:
- a CDS encoding ABC transporter ATP-binding protein: MIRVRGLVKRFQDGPASLTVLDGLDLDVAPGELVALQGASGSGKSTLLHIVGALDAAFEGEARVAGEELRALTPAGRARFRNATVGFVFQAFNLLPGLSALENVCLPAWFRPAGPAPAPRALAAAGRAALARVGLAEKAEQRPARLSGGERQRVAVARALFAGPRLLLADEPTGNLDAVTGAGVIALFRALAAEGLTVLVATHEERVTAAADRALLLERGRLRPA; the protein is encoded by the coding sequence GTGATCCGCGTCCGCGGCCTGGTCAAGCGCTTCCAGGACGGTCCGGCCTCGCTGACGGTGCTCGACGGCCTGGACCTCGACGTCGCGCCGGGCGAGCTGGTGGCGCTGCAGGGCGCCTCCGGCTCGGGGAAGTCCACCCTGCTCCACATCGTGGGCGCGCTCGACGCCGCGTTCGAGGGCGAGGCGCGGGTCGCGGGCGAGGAGCTGCGCGCGCTCACCCCCGCCGGGCGGGCGCGCTTCCGCAACGCCACCGTGGGGTTCGTCTTCCAGGCCTTCAACCTCCTGCCCGGGCTCTCCGCGCTGGAGAACGTCTGCCTGCCAGCCTGGTTCCGGCCAGCCGGACCGGCCCCGGCGCCGCGCGCGCTCGCCGCCGCCGGGCGGGCGGCGCTGGCGCGCGTGGGCCTGGCGGAGAAGGCGGAGCAGCGCCCGGCGCGGCTCTCGGGCGGCGAGCGGCAGCGGGTGGCGGTGGCGCGCGCGCTCTTCGCCGGGCCCCGCCTGCTCCTCGCCGACGAGCCGACCGGCAACCTCGACGCCGTGACCGGCGCCGGGGTCATCGCCCTCTTCCGCGCGCTCGCCGCCGAGGGGCTCACCGTGCTGGTCGCGACGCACGAGGAGCGCGTCACGGCCGCGGCCGATCGCGCGCTGCTCCTGGAGCGCGGGAGGCTCCGGCCGGCATGA
- a CDS encoding c-type cytochrome has translation MKRIVTALFAVAFATTALAADGAALYASKCKACHGAAGEGAKMAPNAIAGMPADQVKKAITEGKGKMKPVKVDDADAVAAYVAGLKK, from the coding sequence ATGAAGCGCATCGTCACTGCCCTCTTCGCCGTCGCGTTCGCCACCACCGCCCTCGCCGCCGACGGGGCCGCGCTGTACGCCTCGAAGTGCAAGGCCTGCCACGGCGCCGCCGGCGAGGGCGCCAAGATGGCTCCCAACGCCATCGCGGGCATGCCGGCCGATCAGGTGAAGAAGGCGATCACCGAGGGCAAGGGCAAGATGAAGCCGGTCAAGGTCGACGACGCCGACGCCGTCGCCGCGTACGTGGCCGGCCTGAAGAAGTAA
- a CDS encoding cytochrome c family protein has protein sequence MRKLGARWAAVALLWLAAPGPAGAAARAYPDHVTLVYTADLFGTLEPCGCSQDQRGGLARMAAALARIRAEGQPVFFVAGGDLLFEGRPAGDLAVQQELAARTAARALAAMRLDAFAPGERDLVLGPAFLRGLALPAGDRFTLRAGGRPLVALGPPGAVPAAPVRIGLVHEGGTRAAAARAEEARREGLALLLASHRGEVLEDDVNRAALEGPVPVVQVQGRGQSLARVDLYLRGDLARGFTALPDAAARDEELELLELRTADYARRRAGALASGAAELARALDGKLAELAARAREVRARPVPEPPRDRPSLVVSFVALGERLPQDPRVRAILDRHHAEVARQNLARARAAPRPCPAPAAGAAAYVGTDEAPRGAVSSCKGCHPEAVAQWETTRHARAWATLVRVGREHDLACVGCHVTGWREPGGACDIAAVEGRRDVQCEACHGPASLHALDPPGHLVRRPGEAVCRGCHTPEHSTRFELRSYLQGVIGAGHGDGLRGRDGPP, from the coding sequence ATGCGCAAGCTCGGCGCGAGGTGGGCGGCGGTGGCGCTCCTGTGGCTGGCGGCCCCGGGCCCGGCCGGCGCCGCCGCGCGTGCGTACCCCGATCACGTCACCCTCGTCTACACCGCCGATCTGTTCGGCACCCTGGAGCCGTGCGGCTGCAGCCAGGACCAGCGGGGCGGGCTCGCCCGCATGGCGGCCGCCCTCGCGCGCATCCGGGCGGAGGGGCAGCCGGTCTTCTTCGTCGCCGGCGGCGACCTGCTCTTCGAGGGGCGGCCCGCGGGCGACCTCGCCGTCCAGCAGGAGCTCGCCGCCCGGACGGCGGCCCGCGCGCTGGCCGCGATGCGCCTCGACGCGTTCGCGCCGGGCGAGCGCGACCTGGTCCTCGGGCCCGCCTTCCTCCGCGGGCTGGCGCTGCCCGCGGGCGACCGGTTCACGCTCCGCGCCGGCGGCCGGCCGCTCGTCGCGCTCGGCCCACCCGGCGCGGTGCCGGCGGCGCCGGTGCGGATCGGCCTCGTCCACGAGGGCGGCACGCGCGCCGCCGCGGCGCGGGCGGAGGAGGCCCGGCGCGAGGGGCTCGCGCTGCTCCTCGCCTCCCACCGCGGCGAGGTCCTCGAGGACGACGTGAACCGCGCGGCGCTCGAGGGTCCGGTGCCGGTGGTGCAGGTGCAGGGGCGGGGGCAGTCGCTGGCGCGCGTCGACCTCTACCTGCGCGGCGACCTCGCCCGGGGCTTCACCGCGCTGCCGGACGCGGCCGCTCGCGACGAGGAGCTCGAGCTGCTCGAGCTCCGGACCGCCGACTACGCCCGCCGCCGGGCGGGCGCCCTCGCCTCCGGCGCGGCCGAGCTGGCCCGCGCCCTCGACGGGAAGCTGGCCGAGCTCGCGGCGCGCGCGCGGGAGGTGCGGGCGCGCCCCGTCCCGGAGCCCCCGCGCGATCGCCCCTCGCTGGTGGTGAGCTTCGTCGCGCTCGGCGAGCGCCTGCCGCAGGATCCCCGCGTCCGCGCGATCCTCGACCGGCACCACGCCGAGGTGGCGCGCCAGAACCTCGCCCGGGCCCGCGCCGCGCCGCGGCCGTGCCCGGCGCCCGCGGCCGGGGCGGCGGCCTACGTCGGCACCGACGAGGCGCCGCGCGGCGCGGTCTCCTCGTGCAAGGGGTGCCACCCGGAGGCGGTCGCGCAGTGGGAGACCACGCGCCACGCGCGCGCCTGGGCGACGCTGGTGCGGGTGGGCCGGGAGCACGACCTCGCCTGCGTGGGGTGCCACGTCACGGGCTGGCGGGAGCCCGGGGGCGCGTGCGACATCGCCGCGGTCGAGGGCCGGCGCGACGTGCAGTGCGAGGCGTGCCACGGGCCGGCCAGCCTCCACGCGCTGGATCCGCCCGGGCACCTGGTGCGGCGTCCGGGTGAGGCGGTCTGCCGGGGTTGCCACACACCCGAGCACTCGACGAGGTTCGAGCTGCGGAGCTACCTCCAGGGCGTGATCGGCGCCGGGCACGGGGACGGGCTCCGCGGCCGAGATGGGCCTCCCTGA
- the dusB gene encoding tRNA dihydrouridine synthase DusB has protein sequence MLSRRLNTNRPGVRRARELPPPQADGRERNHVHIGPHRFAGRFFLAPLAGVSDRPFRKICRDMGAAFAYTEMVSAHGLLHETRQTLSYLDRDPEEVPFAVQIFAAEPDALARGAEAAVRHGAGLVDINMACPVKKVCGTGAGASLARDPAAVEAAVRAVREAGGVPVSVKIRAGWDDANLNCVEVARAAEAGGASAVALHGRTRAQGYAGQARWEFVAAVKRAVSIPVLGSGDVWTAADALRMRAETGCDAVLVARGACGNPWIFSELRAAERGEAPPPPPTRGAWAEVVLRHVALQIEHRRRQLPAEAADAAERHALRELRKHLLWYTRGRRGGLHFRRDADRLETADDVRRLIDLHFPDDGEAFAPAAAAEGAAGEELH, from the coding sequence ATGCTCTCGCGACGGCTTAACACGAACCGGCCCGGGGTGCGGCGCGCCCGCGAGCTGCCGCCGCCCCAGGCGGACGGGCGCGAGAGGAACCACGTGCACATCGGCCCCCACCGCTTCGCCGGGCGATTCTTCCTGGCGCCGCTCGCCGGCGTCTCCGACCGGCCGTTCCGCAAGATCTGCCGCGACATGGGGGCGGCCTTCGCCTACACCGAGATGGTCTCGGCGCACGGGCTCCTCCACGAGACGCGCCAGACGCTCTCCTACCTCGACCGCGACCCGGAGGAGGTCCCGTTCGCCGTGCAGATCTTCGCCGCCGAGCCGGACGCGCTCGCCCGCGGCGCCGAGGCGGCGGTCCGCCACGGCGCAGGGCTCGTCGACATCAACATGGCCTGCCCGGTGAAGAAGGTCTGCGGCACGGGCGCCGGCGCGTCGCTCGCCCGCGACCCCGCCGCGGTGGAGGCGGCCGTCCGCGCGGTGCGCGAGGCGGGCGGGGTGCCGGTCTCGGTCAAGATCCGCGCCGGCTGGGACGACGCGAACCTCAACTGCGTCGAGGTGGCGCGCGCGGCCGAGGCCGGCGGCGCGAGCGCCGTGGCGCTCCACGGCCGCACCCGCGCCCAGGGCTACGCCGGCCAGGCGCGCTGGGAGTTCGTGGCGGCGGTGAAGCGGGCCGTCTCCATCCCGGTGCTGGGGTCGGGCGACGTGTGGACCGCCGCGGACGCGTTGCGCATGCGCGCCGAGACCGGCTGCGACGCGGTGCTGGTGGCGCGCGGCGCCTGCGGGAACCCCTGGATCTTCAGCGAGCTCCGGGCCGCCGAGCGCGGCGAGGCGCCGCCGCCCCCGCCCACCCGCGGCGCGTGGGCGGAGGTGGTGCTGCGCCACGTGGCGCTCCAGATCGAGCACCGCCGCCGGCAGCTCCCGGCGGAGGCGGCCGACGCCGCGGAGCGCCACGCGCTGCGCGAGCTCCGCAAGCACCTCCTCTGGTACACGCGCGGCCGGCGCGGCGGCCTGCACTTCCGGCGCGACGCCGACCGGCTCGAGACCGCGGACGACGTGCGGCGCCTCATCGACCTCCACTTCCCCGACGACGGCGAGGCGTTCGCGCCCGCGGCGGCCGCCGAGGGCGCGGCCGGCGAGGAGCTCCACTAG
- a CDS encoding FtsX-like permease family protein, with amino-acid sequence MRLRGLLHLARQDLAADRRGALLNGGAVAVGAAALVFFLALGAGVTQAARRVFPSDARLVEVVPPAVSLSGVLGGGRLDDATLARLRALPGVADAWPKLALRVPLAATRAPEGLAVNWPPSLVIQIPALGVPRGLVAQDLPPGAPFDDPGPGGAIPVVLSRRLIEVYNRTIAPAWNVRRLPAGPALVGLQLPVRVGFSMVPQKTEDRVYDGRLLLAGLSDRVPLYAAALPLEAVRRLHREYGKPDQGYTAVTLLAAAPQDVPGVARAVRRMGLAVDEGERASAERVGAAVALATGGLAFLALVLCALAALAIAQSLFASVRARAKDLAVLLAVGARPGDVRALLVAEAGLVGFAGGVLGALAARLLALAADAALARALPDFPFRPDTLFAFAPWMSLAGVAVATLAAALGALAPAAAAARIEPARALS; translated from the coding sequence ATGAGGCTGCGCGGGCTCCTCCACCTGGCGCGCCAGGACCTCGCCGCCGACCGGCGCGGGGCGCTGCTCAACGGCGGCGCCGTCGCGGTCGGCGCGGCGGCGCTGGTCTTCTTCCTCGCGCTCGGGGCGGGCGTGACGCAGGCCGCCCGGCGGGTCTTCCCGAGCGACGCGCGCCTGGTCGAGGTGGTGCCGCCGGCGGTCTCGCTCTCCGGCGTGCTCGGCGGGGGGCGGCTCGACGACGCGACGCTGGCGCGGCTCCGCGCGCTCCCGGGCGTGGCCGACGCCTGGCCCAAGCTCGCGCTGCGGGTCCCGCTCGCGGCCACCCGCGCGCCGGAGGGGCTGGCGGTGAACTGGCCGCCCTCGCTCGTGATCCAGATCCCGGCGCTGGGCGTGCCGCGCGGGCTCGTCGCCCAGGACCTGCCGCCCGGCGCACCCTTCGACGACCCGGGGCCGGGCGGCGCCATCCCGGTGGTCCTCTCGCGCCGGCTGATCGAGGTCTACAACCGCACCATCGCGCCCGCCTGGAACGTGCGGCGGCTCCCGGCCGGCCCGGCGCTCGTCGGCCTGCAGCTCCCGGTGCGGGTGGGCTTCTCGATGGTGCCGCAGAAGACCGAGGATCGCGTCTACGACGGGCGGCTCCTGCTGGCCGGCCTCTCCGACCGCGTGCCGCTCTACGCCGCCGCGCTGCCCCTCGAGGCGGTGCGCCGCCTGCACCGCGAGTACGGCAAGCCCGACCAGGGCTACACCGCGGTGACGCTCCTCGCCGCCGCCCCGCAGGACGTGCCGGGGGTGGCGCGGGCGGTGCGGCGCATGGGCCTGGCGGTGGACGAGGGGGAGCGCGCCTCCGCCGAGCGGGTCGGCGCGGCGGTGGCGCTCGCGACCGGCGGCCTGGCGTTCCTCGCGCTCGTGCTCTGCGCCCTGGCGGCGCTCGCCATCGCGCAGTCGCTCTTCGCGAGCGTCCGGGCGCGGGCGAAGGACCTCGCCGTGCTGCTCGCGGTGGGGGCGCGGCCGGGCGACGTCCGCGCGCTCTTGGTGGCGGAGGCCGGCCTGGTGGGCTTCGCCGGCGGCGTGCTGGGCGCGCTCGCGGCCCGCCTCCTCGCGCTCGCCGCCGACGCGGCGCTGGCCCGGGCCCTGCCGGACTTCCCGTTCCGCCCCGACACCCTCTTCGCGTTCGCGCCCTGGATGTCCCTCGCCGGCGTGGCGGTGGCGACGCTCGCCGCCGCGCTGGGCGCCCTCGCCCCCGCCGCCGCCGCCGCCCGCATCGAGCCGGCGCGGGCGCTGAGCTGA
- the trmB gene encoding tRNA (guanine(46)-N(7))-methyltransferase TrmB: MIFSAADDGALALDLLPDWRALLGERADRLELEIGSGHGGFALGFARAQPDRALVAIEQRRKFADELRDRAAQRGHANLVVITGDGRLLAPRLFRAGSLAAVHVHFPDPWWKRRHHRRRLVDDGMSQLLFGLLAPGGLCDFRTDVERYALEAVERLEAIGFENEAGPGGFSDRPEGEIPSTREKRYLATGHPVWRLRLRKPAAGAPAPRHTGAP, encoded by the coding sequence ATGATCTTCTCGGCCGCCGACGACGGCGCCCTCGCCCTCGATCTCCTGCCCGACTGGCGCGCGCTCCTGGGGGAGCGCGCGGACCGGCTCGAGCTCGAGATCGGCTCGGGGCACGGGGGGTTCGCGCTCGGCTTCGCCCGCGCGCAGCCAGACCGGGCGCTCGTCGCCATCGAGCAGCGGCGCAAGTTCGCCGACGAGCTGCGCGACCGGGCGGCGCAGCGCGGCCACGCCAACCTGGTCGTCATCACCGGCGACGGCCGGCTCCTGGCGCCGCGGCTGTTCCGCGCCGGGTCGCTCGCCGCCGTGCACGTCCACTTCCCCGACCCGTGGTGGAAGCGGCGCCACCACCGGCGGCGGCTGGTGGACGACGGGATGTCCCAGCTCCTCTTCGGCCTGCTCGCGCCGGGCGGGCTGTGCGACTTCCGCACCGACGTGGAGCGGTACGCGCTGGAGGCGGTGGAGCGCCTCGAGGCGATCGGCTTCGAGAACGAGGCGGGCCCCGGCGGCTTCTCGGACCGGCCGGAGGGCGAGATCCCCTCCACCCGCGAGAAGCGCTACCTCGCCACGGGGCACCCGGTCTGGCGGCTGCGCCTGCGAAAGCCCGCGGCCGGCGCGCCCGCGCCGCGGCATACTGGAGCGCCATGA
- a CDS encoding lytic transglycosylase domain-containing protein codes for MIRMKPLVFCALVALAGGAALAAESLPATGPTDGTGSAAALPPSPGPALAAAVAQPEVAAAKPAGDEDPADEADASAPDEPVIDQEVQAESAELEQVRAAEEKARVSEQVPPEDAAARAAARLGLESPLRQRLREAFGRESGAGPESNGRIAGLPEIDHDLRHLQAEYDIPIEVNEQVLAYVRFFQAPLVRKHFVKWLGRSYRYIPAFRKILRDEGLPEDTVFLAMIESGFGNLATSRAKAVGPWQFIPATGKRMGLKQDFWVDERRDPEKAARAAAKYLKELYKQTGDWRLAWAGYNAGVGKIFKARAKGQTDFWSMTRGRVLKAETKGYVPKLMAAAIVTKHHEAFGFSKEEIEAEAWQDYDEVSIPTATPLAAVAQAAELPEKALLELNPELRRTCTPPRAYTLKLPRGQKEAFARNWPGVSETVGKLAFAQHRVGRGESLRAIARTYRVDEVAIARVNGLRPARHVKAGTELVIPLNALARNQGVAFASAERASQAAEPRARRTAGRKVVAAAGTSARQADAGSAGRQRATVQVRSGDTLWSLARRFGVAVEELCRWNGIRNPRSFKLQAGRALVVYPPARPSRSAEAAPIRAAAAG; via the coding sequence ATGATCCGAATGAAGCCGCTGGTGTTTTGCGCGCTCGTCGCCCTCGCGGGCGGCGCAGCCCTCGCCGCCGAGAGCCTGCCCGCGACGGGGCCGACCGACGGCACCGGATCCGCCGCCGCGCTTCCGCCCTCGCCCGGGCCCGCCCTCGCCGCCGCCGTGGCCCAGCCGGAGGTCGCCGCGGCGAAGCCGGCCGGAGACGAGGACCCGGCCGACGAGGCTGACGCCTCCGCCCCGGACGAGCCGGTCATCGACCAGGAGGTCCAGGCCGAGTCCGCCGAGCTCGAGCAGGTGCGCGCGGCCGAGGAGAAGGCGCGCGTCTCCGAGCAGGTGCCGCCCGAGGACGCCGCCGCGCGCGCCGCGGCGCGGCTCGGGCTCGAGTCGCCGCTGCGGCAGCGCCTGCGCGAGGCCTTCGGCCGCGAGAGCGGCGCCGGGCCCGAGTCGAACGGGCGCATCGCCGGGCTGCCCGAGATCGACCACGACCTGCGGCACCTCCAGGCCGAGTACGACATCCCGATCGAGGTGAACGAGCAGGTCCTCGCCTACGTCCGGTTCTTCCAGGCGCCGCTCGTCCGCAAGCACTTCGTGAAGTGGCTCGGGCGGTCGTACCGGTACATCCCGGCGTTCCGGAAGATCCTGCGCGACGAGGGGCTGCCCGAGGACACCGTGTTCCTCGCCATGATCGAGAGCGGCTTCGGCAACCTCGCCACCAGCCGCGCCAAGGCGGTGGGGCCGTGGCAGTTCATCCCCGCCACCGGCAAGCGCATGGGGCTCAAGCAGGACTTCTGGGTGGACGAGCGGCGCGACCCGGAGAAGGCCGCCCGCGCCGCCGCGAAGTACCTGAAGGAGCTGTACAAGCAGACCGGCGACTGGCGCCTGGCGTGGGCCGGCTACAACGCCGGGGTCGGCAAGATCTTCAAGGCGCGCGCGAAGGGGCAGACCGACTTCTGGTCCATGACGCGCGGCCGCGTGCTCAAGGCGGAGACGAAGGGCTACGTGCCGAAGCTCATGGCCGCGGCCATCGTCACCAAGCACCACGAGGCGTTCGGCTTCTCGAAGGAGGAGATCGAGGCCGAGGCGTGGCAGGACTACGACGAGGTGTCGATCCCCACCGCCACGCCGCTGGCGGCGGTGGCGCAAGCGGCGGAGCTGCCGGAGAAGGCGCTGCTCGAGCTCAACCCCGAGCTGCGCCGCACCTGCACCCCGCCGCGCGCGTACACGCTCAAGCTCCCGCGCGGCCAGAAGGAGGCGTTCGCCAGGAACTGGCCGGGCGTCTCCGAGACCGTGGGCAAGCTGGCCTTCGCCCAGCACCGCGTCGGCCGCGGCGAGTCGCTCCGGGCGATCGCGAGGACGTACCGCGTCGACGAGGTCGCCATCGCGCGCGTCAACGGGCTGCGGCCCGCGCGGCACGTGAAGGCCGGGACCGAGCTCGTCATCCCGCTCAACGCGCTCGCCCGCAACCAGGGCGTGGCGTTCGCGTCGGCCGAGCGCGCCTCGCAGGCGGCGGAGCCGCGGGCGCGGCGCACCGCGGGCCGCAAGGTCGTGGCGGCCGCCGGCACCTCGGCGCGGCAGGCGGACGCCGGCTCGGCCGGCCGCCAGCGCGCGACGGTGCAGGTGCGCTCGGGCGACACGCTCTGGAGCCTGGCGCGCCGGTTCGGCGTGGCGGTGGAGGAGCTCTGCCGCTGGAACGGCATCCGCAACCCGCGCAGCTTCAAGCTGCAGGCGGGGCGCGCGCTGGTGGTGTACCCGCCGGCGCGCCCGAGCCGGTCCGCCGAGGCGGCCCCCATCCGCGCCGCCGCGGCGGGGTAG
- a CDS encoding HNH endonuclease, with translation MTDAVPACLDTAALSLRLAELAGHERHTQVEFLLYLDVFDQRRAWAEAGYPSLWEWCVRALHLSEGAAGRRINAMRVLRRLPGLAEPLRDGRLSLSTAAVLGPVLTEANWENLVQRAAYKTKVETEQLVASLQPRLAPREGLRRLPRAEQAPVALSKPIEAGCLELDRGGGRAPALQPGEIPVDDLSLESTVAQARPPQLQAPRPACRAKLEPVDAQTYSLRVTVDAELKKDLDQLKTLLAHKVRNGELGALLREAVKCAIEKHGKRRGAVEPSRQRKSPEPAEKAPVPVPGTREPIPAAVRREVWKRDGGRCAWCSPDGRRCGSTWMLELDHIEPVALGGRSTAGNLRLVCRNHNSLHAEHVFGREHMEQFRKDADRSAPAIAGGSTSGACGERAQTAGSTSTPGRHGTGS, from the coding sequence ATGACCGACGCCGTTCCCGCCTGCCTCGACACCGCCGCGCTCTCGCTTCGCCTGGCCGAGCTGGCCGGACATGAGCGCCACACGCAGGTCGAGTTCCTCCTCTACCTCGACGTCTTCGACCAGCGCCGGGCCTGGGCTGAGGCCGGGTATCCGTCTCTCTGGGAGTGGTGCGTCCGCGCCCTCCACCTCAGCGAGGGCGCCGCGGGCCGGCGCATCAACGCCATGCGCGTGCTGCGCCGGCTCCCGGGGCTCGCGGAGCCGCTGCGCGACGGGCGGCTCTCGCTGTCCACCGCGGCAGTGCTCGGACCTGTGCTCACCGAGGCGAACTGGGAGAATCTCGTCCAGCGAGCCGCGTACAAGACCAAGGTGGAGACCGAGCAGCTCGTCGCGTCGCTGCAGCCGCGGCTGGCTCCGCGGGAGGGGCTGCGGCGGCTGCCGAGGGCGGAACAGGCGCCCGTTGCGCTCTCGAAGCCGATCGAAGCGGGGTGCCTCGAGCTCGACCGCGGCGGGGGACGAGCCCCCGCCCTACAGCCCGGGGAGATCCCGGTGGATGACCTGAGTCTCGAATCGACCGTGGCGCAGGCGCGCCCGCCGCAGCTTCAGGCGCCGCGGCCTGCGTGCCGCGCCAAGCTCGAGCCCGTCGACGCCCAGACTTACTCGCTGCGGGTCACCGTCGACGCCGAGCTGAAGAAGGACCTCGACCAGCTGAAGACGCTCCTCGCCCACAAGGTCCGGAACGGCGAGCTCGGCGCACTTCTTCGCGAAGCGGTGAAGTGCGCGATCGAAAAGCACGGCAAGCGCCGCGGCGCGGTTGAGCCCTCGCGCCAGCGGAAGAGCCCCGAGCCGGCGGAGAAGGCGCCTGTGCCCGTTCCAGGCACGCGCGAGCCCATCCCGGCCGCGGTGCGTCGGGAGGTCTGGAAGAGGGACGGCGGGCGCTGCGCCTGGTGCTCACCCGATGGCCGCCGCTGCGGGAGTACCTGGATGCTGGAGCTCGACCACATCGAGCCCGTGGCGCTCGGCGGTCGCAGCACCGCCGGGAACCTGAGACTGGTTTGCCGCAATCACAATTCCCTGCACGCGGAGCACGTCTTCGGGCGGGAGCACATGGAGCAGTTCCGGAAGGATGCGGACCGGAGCGCTCCAGCTATCGCTGGCGGAAGCACTTCTGGGGCTTGCGGCGAGCGCGCGCAGACCGCTGGCTCGACGTCGACGCCGGGCCGGCACGGCACCGGATCGTGA